The sequence below is a genomic window from Streptomyces sp. V1I1.
TCCTCGGCGCGCTGCGCGAGACCGTACGGGCCGACGGGCCCGACGCGCCCCTGCTGTGGAGGCTCGTCGACGGGGCCGGACGGCTCGGCATCGGCTGCGCCGCACCCGTACTGCGCCATGTGTACCGGGAGACCGCCTCCTCGCAGCTGCGCGGCCGCGCGGCCCGCGCGCTCGCCGCCACCGACGCCTCCTTCGCCACCGGATTCGCCGTCGAATGCCTGTGGGACTGCGAGGAGACCACCAGAGAAGTCGGCGCGCTGCACGCCGAGACCGGTGATGTGCGCGTTGCCGAGCGATTGCGCCGACTTGCCGCGGATCCGGCCGAGGAGGCAGAGGTGCAAACCGCCGTACGCAGCAGAATCGGCCCGGACATGCCCGCCGTGTGACATTAGGGACGCGAAACGGCCCCGGCCACAAACGCTCATGGGACGTTAGCCAAGCGGAAAGATCCACGTTGGCACAGCCACCCCGGGCCAGACGACAACACGGGTATGCGTGTCGTCATCGTCACCGAATCCTTTCCGCCAGACGTCAATGGTGTGGCGCACTGCGCCCTGCAGACCGCCCGGCACCTCGCCGCGCGCGGTCATGACCCGCTCGTCATAGCCCCGGCGGTCGCCGGGGCCGACAGCTCCGACCGGAGCGCGCCCTGCCCCGTGGTGCGCGTCCCCTCTCTGCCGCTGCCCGGATATCCGCAAGTACGGGTGGCGCTCCCCAGCCGCCGGGTGGCGGCCGCGATCTCCGCCCACCGGGCCGAGCTCGTCCATCTGGCCAGCCCGTTCGTACTCGGCGTGCGCGGTATGGCGGCAGCGGCGCGGCTGGGCCTGCCGGCCGTCGCCGTCTACCAGACCGACCTCGCCGGCTATGCCCGTACGTACGTGGGCGCCGGCGAAGGGGCCGCGTGGCGGCGCATCCGCACCGTGCACAGCGCCGCGGACCGCACGCTCGCCCCCTCCAGCGCCGCCCTGCGCGATCTGGAGGAGCACGGGGTGGAGCGGGTGCGGCTGTGGCCGCGCGGCGTGGACACCGCACGTTTTCGGCCGGAGCTGCGCGACGAGAAACTGCGCCGCGAGCTCGCCCCGAACGGCGAGCTGATCGTCGGCTATGTCGGTCGGCTCGCCCCCGAGAAGCATGTCGAACTCCTCGCCGGGGCCTGCGGGATGCCCGGCGTACGGGTCGTGGTCGTCGGCGACGGGCCGAGTGAGCCGTCTCTGCGCACCGCACTGCCCGGAGCCGTCTTCCTTGGCCGCAGGACCGGCGACGACCTCGCCCGGATCTTCGCCTCGCTCGACGTCTTCGCGCACACCGGTCCGTACGAGACCTTCTGCCAGACCGTGCAGGAGGCCATGGCCAGCGGGGTGCCGGTCATCGCCCCGGCCGCGGGCGGACCGCTCGACCTGGTCGACCACGGGCGTACCGGGCTGCTGGTCGAGCCGCGGGAGGTGGACGCGGTGCAGACGGCGGTCGCGACGCTGGCGGGGGACCCGGAGCTGCGTGCCGCGTACGGGCTGGCCGGGCGGGCCGCCGTCGAGGGCAGGACCTGGGCCGTGATCGGGGACCTGCTCCTCGACCACTACGCCGATGTGCTGGGCGCGCGTACGGCGGTGGCGGCGTGAGCGCGCTGCGGATCGTACGGCTCGCGAACTTCGTCACCCCGGCCTCCGGCGGCCTGCGAACCGCGCTGCGCGAGCTCGGCAAGGGCTATCTGGCCGCGGGCCACGAGCCGGTGCTGATCGTGCCCGGCGACCTGGCGAGCGACCAGCTCACCCCGCAGGGACGGGTGATCACCCTGCCCGGGCCCGAGCTGCCGGGCACCGGCGGCTACCGGGTGCTGGCAGGCCGGCGGCGGCTGCGCGACGTCCTGGAGAGCATCGAACCCGACCGGATCGAAGTCTCCGACCGCACCACCCTGCGGTGGACGGGCGAGTGGGCCCGGCGCCACCGGATCCCCTCGGTGATGGTCTCGCACGAGACGGCCGACGGGGTGCTCAGGACGTGGGGGCTCTCGGAGTCGCTCGCCGGCCGGACCGCGGACCGGCTCAACCGCCATACCGCGTGGGCGTATTCGCGGATCGTGTGCACGACGGAGTGGGCGGAGCGGGAATTCGTCCGCATCGGGGCGCGCAATGTGGTGCGCGCGCCCCTGGGCGTCGATCTGGTCGGCTGCAGGCCGGGACGGCGCAGCAAGGTCCTGCGCGCGAAGTACGCCGCCGGGGCCGAGGTGCTTCTGCTGCTCTGCTCCCGCCTCTCGGTCGAGAAGCGCCCGGGCATGGCTCTGGACGCGCTCGCCGAGCTGCGAGAACGCGGTGTGCGGGCCTCCCTGGTGGTCGCGGGCGACGGCCCGCTGCGGGCCGCGCTGACCCGCAGGGCCCGGGCGGAGCGGCTGCCCGCGGTCTTCCTCGGCTATGTCGGCGACCGCGAGGTGGTGGCCGACCTCCAGGCGGCGGCGGACCTCTGCCTGGCGCCGGGCCCCGCGGAGACCTTCGGGCTCTCGGCCCTGGAGGCGCTGGCCTGCGGCACGCCGGTCGTGGCGAGCGCGTCGTCGGCGCTGCCGGAGGTGGTCGGCGATGCGGGAGCGGCCGCTCTCGACACTCCGGAGAACTTCGCCGACGCGGTACAGATGCTGCTCGCACGCCCGGAGAACGACCGCCGCGAGGCGGCCAGGGCGCGGGCCGAACTCTTCGACTGGCAACGGTCGGTAGATGCGTTCCTGGCGGCACACGAGGCCCCGCCGGTGCGTGAGCGAGCACACGGAGAAGGGGTGACGGCGTGACGGCGGGGCGGGGCGCCACGCTGGTGGACGAGCCGGGCTCGGAGGGCCCGGAAGGGGGCGCGGAGGCCTGTCGGCACGAGGCGATGGTGCGCGTCGACGGGCTTGACGCGGAACGTCAACGCGCCACCGGGAGCGCCCCGGCGGTCGGGGTCGGCGCCCCGGTTGGCGCGTGCGTCTCCATGGCTGCCGTCGTGGCCCCGGCGGTCGGGGACGGCGCCCGCGTGGGCGAGTACGTCTCCCAGGCTGCCGTCCTGGCCCCGGCGGTCGGCGACGGCGCCCCGGTGGGCGCGTATGCCGCCAAGGCCGCCGCCGTACCCCCGACCGTCAGCCACCGCGCGCCCGGCGCCGGGCCCGTCCCGCAACGCCCCTCGCGCGCGCCCCGTTTCGCCGCTCTCGGCGACTCCCTCACCGAAGGCGTCGGCGATCGCGTCGGTGACCACTGGCGGGGGTGGGCCGCTCTGCTCGCCTCAGGGATCGGGGGTGGCGACGCGCCCGCCGAGTTCCGGAACTTCGCAGTCAGCGGGGCGCTCACCCGGGACGTCGTCGAGCGGCAGGCCCCCGAGGCGCTGGCGTTCGAGCCCGACATCGCCGCCGTACTCGTCGGGGTCAACGACACCCTGCGCCGCACCTTCGACATCGAGGACATGGCCCGGCAGCTCGACGCCGTGTGCAAGCAGCTCGTGGCCCGCGGCACCGTGCTGCTGACCGCCTGTCTGCCCGACCCCGGCAGCATGCTCGGGCTGCCCCTGCCGCTGGCCCGCCCGCTGGCCAGGCGTCAGCGGGCGGTCAACGCGGTCGTCCACGCCCTGTCCGACCGCTACGGCGCCGTACATCTGCACACCGCGGACGCTGCCTGGGTCGCCGACCGGTCCATGTGGAGCGCCGACCGGCTGCATCCGGGCGAGCGTGGGCACCGGATGATCGCCCGGCGCTTCCACGAGCTGCTGGTCGAACGCGGGCTCGCCCACGGGACGGCGCCCGGCTGCGAGCCCGAGCAGCCGCCGCCGAGCCGGTCCGCTTCCGTGGTGTGGCTCGCCACGGCCGGCACCGCGTGGGTGGCGCGCCGCTGCACCGACCTGCTGCCGCAGCTGATGCGGCTGGCGGGCGCGGAGGTACGCCACTGGGCGCGCGGCACCAGCGCACGCCTGGACCTGAGCGCCGAGCATGCCCTCTCGTCCGCTCTGGCCGCCGTGTCGCTGGACGGTCCCGTTGCCGGAATGGGGGAATGAGCGGGCGCCGGGAGTTCTGGATCGACCGTGGCGGCACCTTCACCGACGTGGTGGGCAGACGCCCCCGTTGAGCGTGGTCTCCAGGACCGCCGCCGCCGTGGGGTTGCCGACGAGACGGTTGACGAGAGCTGCCGAGTGCGGGTCGAGCGCCCCGGAGCGCGGCACCCCAGATGGGCATGCCCGGGCCGCCCCAGGTCCTGCACGGTGGTCAGCGCCCCGGCCCGGGCCGGGACGGAGGTGCGCGGGGTGGCCCTGTGCGGAACCGCGTACTGCTGCGGCAGCCCCGTCAGATAGCCGAAGCCCGGTGAGAACCCACAGAAGGCGACCCGGAATTCGGCCGCCGAATGGATCCGTACGACCTCCTCCTCCGGCACCCGCCGCAGCTCTGCGACATCCGCCAGATCGGGCCCGTCGTAACGCACTGGAACCTCAATCGCGTTCTCCACGTGCGCGTGGAGCGCCGGAATCTCCCAGTGAACGAGCTTCCGAGCGAAGTGCTCCGGCCCGTCGAGCCCGTCGAGGAGGACCGTCCGCGCGGCGGGGGCGATCTCCCGGATCGCGGGAAGAACGCCCGCGGCGCGCCGGCGCAGCAGTTCGGCATGGAGCGGACCGGCCTCATCACCGTCGGCCAGCTCGACGAGGAGGGCCCGGTCGCCGACCGGAAGTGCCCTCAGACGAAGGCTTCCACACGGACGCCGACGGTTTCCAGCTCCCGTCGCACCCGGCGGGCGAGCGTGACGGCCCCCTGGGTGTCGCCGTGCAGGCAGAGCGAGCGGGCACGCACCGCGACCGACCGTCCGCAGCGCGAGGTGACCACCCCGAACCGCGCCATGCTGACAGACCGTTCGACGACGGCGGCCGGGTCGCTGAGCACCGCGCCGTCCTGCTCGCGCGGCACCAGCGTGCCCTCCGCGGTGTACGCGCGGTCCGCGAACGCCTCGGTGACGACGGGCAGTCCGGCCTTCTCCGCCATGGTGTGCAGCTTCGATCCGGGCAGCCCGAGCAGTGGCAGCCGCTCGCCCGACAGCAGTACGCCTTCGACGACGGCCGCCGCCTGCTCGTCGTCGTGGACGACGCGGTTGTACAGAGCGCCGTGCGGTTTGACGTACGAGACACGTGACCCGGCCGCCCGGGCGAAGATCTCCAACGCCCCTATCTGATAGGCGATCTCGGCGGCCAGCTCGTCGGGCGGGACGTCCATGGAGCGCCGTCCGAAGCCGGCCAGATCGCGGTACGAGACCTGGGCGCCGATCCGCACCGAGCGGTCCGCCGCCAGCTCGCAGACCCGGCGCATGGTGGCCGCGTCCCCGGCGTGGAAGCCGCAGGCGACATTGGCGCTGGTGACGACGGACATCAGCTGTTCGTCGTCGGTCAGCCGCCAGCGGCCGAAGCCTTCGCCGAGGTCGGCGTTGAGATCGATGGACGCCCAGGTCATGTGCTCCTCTTTCCCACTTCTTCTCAGGCCACGCGGTACTGCTCGTCGCGGGCGTCCATGATGAACATCTGGCCCGGCGCGTGCGTGACCGCGAACGGCTGCCGCGAGGCCGTCTCCGCCGCCTGCGGCGTGACCCCGCACGCCCAGAACACCGGGAACTGCTTGCGAGCCGCGTCAGGCGTCCAGGCGTGCCCGCCGACCCGCTCCACGGCGGGGCCCCCGGGCCGGTTCTTCGTCCCGTCCGTGGCCCGGTCAGTCGTCCCGTTCACAGCAGCTCCTTGCCACGCGTCTCGGGCAGGCCGAGCAGCGCCACCACCGCGAGCCCGTAGCCGACGGCGCCGAGGACGAGCGCGCCGCCGACTCCCCAGCTGTCGGAGAGAAAACCGACGAGGGTGGGCAGGAACGCCCCCACGCCGCGGCCGCAGTTGTACGTGAAGCCCTGGCCGGTGCCGCGTACGGCGGTCGGATAGAGCTCGCTGAGGAACGATCCGAAGCCACTGAAGATCGCGGACATGCAGAAGCCGAGCGGGAACCCGAGGACGAGCAGCAGACCGTTCGCCCCCGAGGGGATGTTGGTGTAGGCGAGGATCCCGATCGCGGACAGCACGGCGAAGAGGATGATGTTCTTCTTCCGGCCGATCCGGTCCGAGAGATAGCCGCCGGTGAGATAGCCGATGAAGGCACCGGATATCAGGAAGGTCAGATAGCCGCCGGTGCCGACGACGGTGAGCCCCCGCTCGGTCTTGAGGTACGTCGGCACCCAGGTCGCCAGCGTGTAGTAGCCGCCCTGGACGCCGGTGGAGAGCAGCGTCGCGAAGAACGTCGTCCGCAGCAGGTCCTTCTTGAAGATCGTGGAGAAGGAGCCGCGCTCGGCGCTGGCGGTGCGACGCGCGGCCGCCTCGGGTGCGTCGCTGACATTCCGCCGTACGTAGATCACCAGCAGGGCGGGCAGCGCGCCCGTCCAGAACATCACACGCCAGGCGGTGTCGGCGTCGAGGAACTGGAAGACCAGCGTGTAGACGATGACCGCGAGCGCCCAGCCGGCCGCCCACGCGCTCTGCACGGCGCCGAGGGTGCGGCCGCGGTGCTTGGCGTCGGCGTACTCCGCGACCAGGATCGCGCCGACGGCCCACTCGCCGCCGAAGCCGAGACCCTGAAGGGCCCGGAAGACAAGCAGCGTCTCGTAGTTGGGGGCAAAACCGCACAGAACGGTGAACACCGCATAAGTGATCACCGTGAGCATCAGTGCCTTCACCCGGCCGATCCGGTCGGCGAGGATGCCGGCGCCGGCGCCGCCCACGGCGGAGACGACCAGGGTGACGGTGGTGAGAAGTCCGGTCTGTCCGTTGTCGAGACTGAAGTACGCGGCGATCGCCACCATGCTGAGCGGCAGCGTGAAGTAGTCGTAGGAGTCGAGGGCGTAGCCGCCGAACGCACCGCCGAAGGCGCGGCGGCCGCGTGGACCGAGCGCCTTCAGCCATGCGAACGCGCCGGTGTCCTCGGGGAGTTCGCCCTGCTTCGGCTGTGACTGGGTCGTACTCATCTGCACCTCGCAGAGGGGGAGGAGGGCGCTGCCGAGACCGTGCGGTGACGCCAAGGTAGGGGATTGTTGAACGATCAGACAAGGGTTATGTCGGTTCGTTCTTGCTTCTACGCTTCTACGATGGAGCTCGCGCGTCGGCGAGAGCGGCCGGCGAGGGAGAGGGGGCGTCGTGGGGACGACGGAGTCCGAGATCGGCGGACTGGCGGACGACCGCCCGCTGTTGGGCCGCACCAGCACGGCGGAACGGGTCGCGGACATCCTGCGCACCCGCATCGCGGAGGGCTACTTCCCGCCTGGAGAACGCCTTTCGGAGGAAAGCATCGGCAAGGCGCTCGGCATCTCGCGCAACACACTGCGCGAGGCGTTCCGGCTGCTGACACACGAGCGGCTGCTGACACATGAGCTCAACCGCGGGGTGTTCGTGCGGATGCTCGCCGTTCAGGACGTCGTGGACATCTACCGCACCCGGCAGTTGGTGGAGTGCGCCGTCGTGCACGGGCTCGGAGAGCCGCCGTACGCGCTGGACCAGCTGGACGCGGCCGTGGCGGGCGGCGAGCGGTCGGAGCGTGAGCGCGACTGGAAGGGCGTCTCCACGGCCAACATCCACTTCCATCGCGAACTCGTCGCCCTCGCAGGCAGCGCGCGCACGGATGAGCTGATGCGCAGCGTGCTGGCCGAGCTGCGGCTGGCGTTCCATGTGGTGGACGACCCGCGGCGGCTGCACCAGCCTTATCTCGTACGCAACCGGGCGATTCTGGAATCCCTGAGAGCGGGGGACCGGTCGGGCGCTGAGCGGCTCCTGGCGGACTACCTCGACGACTCGCGCCTGCAACTGGTCGAGACGTACGCGCATCTCGTCGCGGAGGAGGACGCGGACGGAGCGTAGCGGGGCCGGTCGCTTCTGCGCCGTTGCGGCCGTTGTCAGTGCGAGGACCTAATCTGTGCAGCGTGACTTCGCCTGCCTCGACGGACTTCGTTCCGCCCCAGCTCAGCGCGGGGCCGCGGCCCGCGCAGGGCCCGGCCGCCGACGAAGGGCTCGCGCGGCGGCTGCGCGCGCTCGCGTGCACCGCGCCGCTGCACGACCTCGACACCCGCAAGGCGAATCTCGCGGGGGAGTACACGGTGTACGCGATGGCGGAGGTCGCCCTCGCGGCGATCGACCTCGTCACGCTGAACATGGACTTCGACACCGGCGCCGATCATGACCAGATAGTGGCGAGGCTGCTCCCGCGCGTCGCCGCCCAGGCCCCGCGGCGCCCGGTCGCCGAGCACGAGCGCGTCGCCCGCTGGGTCCTGGAGAACCTGATCAACGTCGGCAGCGTGGACCGCGGATTCCGCGCGGTGTACGGCACCTTCGGCCCCGACGGCGTCTACACGCGGCGTGACTACGACTTCAAGCTCATCGAGGAAGTACCGGGGTACGGCGGCAGCGTCTATCTCCGTACGACCGACGAAGCGGTCAACGTCCTGGTCGGTGCGCTCGACACGGACGTCACCAGCGCGCAGATCGCGGCCGAGGTGAAGCTGGAGGTCCTGATCAGCAGGGGCCGCCTCGCCGACGCCCAGCTCGCGGCCGAGCAGGCCAGATACCGCACCGTGCAGTACGCCGGGACCCTGCGCAGAACGCTGGAGGCGACCCGGCGCAATGTGCGGGCCGTCGACTGGCTCAACGCGGTGCCTGACATGATCGCCGAGGCGCTCGACCATGTCGCCGACCGCTACCGCCATGAGAACGCGATCCTGACGAACATCCGCAAGGCCAGGGACGAGGCCGAAGACCCCGAGCACAAGCGGCGCGCCGCCGAGCTCGTCGACATCGTCAAGGACTGCATCCGCCGCCACACCCAGCTCCAGTCCCGGCTGCTCGAGGCCGGCCCGCTGTTCCGCGCCGAACAGGACCGCCAGGCCTTTGCCCGCCCCACCGCCCGGACCGGGCTCGATCTGTACGGGCAGCTGGTCGCCCCGATCCTGCCGCTCCCGGTGAAGGCGGCGATCCGCGTCACGGACGCGTTCTTCGCCCGCGGGACCGGTTTGCGTACGCCGTCGTCCGTACGGGTCGGCGACCTGGTCGACATGCTGCTCACCCCGCCGATGGAGCGCGAGTATCTGGGCGCGGAGATGCCCGAGCCGGATCTGATCGCCACGCCCGACGACAGCCGCTTCAGCGAAGGGCAGCTGGCGAGCGCGATGGAACTGCTCGACCTGGAGCACGACGCGCCGCGCCGCCTCTCGGGACTGCTCGCCGAGGCCCGCCGTCGCGATCCCGAACTGCCGTATCTGGTCGCCCTGCTGGCCATCCACGCGGCGAGCCCACCGGTCGGCACGGCCTACCGCCAGGGCGAGGAGCGGCTGCTGTTCGCCGTCGACGACGGCACCGAACTGGACGACCCGGAATTCGGCGGGGCGGACCTGATCGTGGGCACGGCACTGCTGGACGCGGCGGGCATGGCGGCGGCCCGCACGGAGGCGGCGTGAGCATCCTGCCGGGGCTCCGCCCCGGACCTCGCGCCTCGATCGCCGGCGGGGCTGAATTTTCCGCTGGTCGGCCTGAAGATTCAGGCCGACCAGCGGAAATCAAGCCCGTTGGGGGTCCCCCGGACGAAGTCTGGGAGAGATTGAGGACACTGCCCCCTACGTCCGGAGGGCGTGGGGGCCCCAGAAGGGCGTGCGGGGGGTCTGGGGGCTTGCCCCCGGTTACGGGAAGGGGCGGGGTGGGGGAGAGGCTCGCCGCAGGCCTCCCGTCCCGTCCCGAACCCCACCCCCTCAGCCCAGACCTTCCGCAGGAGCATCCGTGACCGACCACCACGCCTGGCGTGAGGCCGACGCCCATGACGCGTCGGCTCCAGCCACCCCGGCCGCCACCCCCGCCGCCGTCACGCCCGCCGACGCCGCCGACGCCGCGCGGCTCGTCTCCTTCGGGCTGCAGCCCAAGCTGCTGCCCGCGCGCGACGCCGAATACGCCGAACTGCTCCGCCGCTACCGCGAAGAGACCGCCTTCGCCCGGCTCGCCGACGCCGTCGCCACCGGCCTAGGGCTCGTCGTGCTCGAAGTCTCCCCCCGCGCCGGCATGGCCGTCACCGCCGGTGAGGACTCCGTCTTCGCCGTCCGCATGGGCGACTACGCCCGCCGCGCGTCCGCCGACTCCGCCGACCGCTTCCTGCACGGCCTGGCCCATCTCGCCGTCGCCGCCATGGCGTTCCCCCGCCCCGAGGACCTCGCCGACGACGGCTACATCGGCCGCATCACGGTCAACGGCGTCGACGCATTCGTCCGCCAGGCCTGCCGCCGCCTGGAGGAGCGCGCCGACGCGCAGGGCGAGAACACCGACCCCGCCACCGACGCCCCCGGCCTGGAAGCCGCCTGGCGGATCTACGCACGGCGCAGCGCCACCGGCGCCACCAAGGACGCGCGACGCCTCGCCGGATCCACCACCGGCATCGTCGGCAAGGCGGTCGCCTTCCTCACCGACTCCGGCTTCCTCCAGCGGACCGGTGACGACGCCGGAGGCGCGTACCGCACCACCGCCCGCTACCAGCTGCAGGTGCGAGACATGGCGGGCAGCTCGGCCATGGCCGAGCTCATCGAGCTCGGCGTCGTACCGGTCAGCGACGGCACCGCCACCCTCGTGCCGCCGCCCGACGCGGACGACCTGGAGCTGGCGGCCGACGCCGGCCTGCCCTTCCACGCCTGATCCCGTACCTCCCTGCCAACTACGAGAGTCCGCCGCCATGTACGAGCTGTCCCGGGTCCGCCTCTACTCCATCGGGCCTGCCGGTGCGCGCTATGCCGACACCGTGCTGGACCTGCGCGGAGTCGGCGAGCCCGTGCCCCACCCCGCCCCCACACAGGCGGAGTTCTTCGAGGAGGATCCGGTCGGCCCGCCGCGCCGCCCCGCGCCCGCCGGCGTGCTCTTCCTGGAGAACGGCGGCGGCAAGTCCGTACTGCTGAAGCTGATCTTCTCTGTGATGCTGCCCGGCCACCGCAACACCCTCGGCGGCGCCAGCTCCGGCGTACTGCGCAAGTTCCTGCTCGCCGACGACTGCGGACATGTCGCCCTGGAGTGGCAGCACACGCTCACCGGCGAGCTGGTGGTGGTCGGCAAGGTCAGCGAGTGGCGGGGCCGTCAGGTCTCGGGCGACCCGCGGAAGTTCGCGGAAGCCTGGTACTCCTTCCGGCCGGGACCGGGGCTCAGCCTCGACTCGCTGCCGGTGGCCGAGTCGACCGCTGTCCGTCCGACCGTCGAGGGCGCGTCGGGCGCGCAGGGCCGCCGCCGCACGATGAAGGGCTTCCGGGACGCCATCACCGAGGCGGGCAAGGCGTATCCGCACCTCGAGGTGTACTGGGAGGAGATCCACGACCGCTGGAACGAACACCTCGGCGATGTGGGTCTCGATCCCGAACTGTTCCGCTACCAGCGGGAGATGAACGCGGACGAGGGCGAGGCGGCCGGGCTCTTCGCCGTCAAGAAGGACTCCGACTTCACCGATCTGCTGCTGCGGGCCGTCACCGACACCCGCGACACGGACGGTCTCGCCGACCTCGTCAGCAGCTTCGGCAACAAGCTCGGCCGCCGCGCCGAACTCACCGAGGAACGCGACTTCACGGCCGGCTCGGTCGATCTGCTCGGCCGGATCGTGGAGGCGGCCGAGGCCCGGACCCGGGCCCGCGACATCCACGCGGGCGCCGAGCGTCGTACACGCACGCTGGCCCGCCGGCTCTCCGCCCGCGCCGCTCAGGAACGGGGCCGTACGGCAGACCTCGCCCAGCAGGTCACCGCCGCCGCGCACACGGTGACCGAGGCCGAGCAGGCCCGCAGCCGCAGCTCGCTGATCGCCGCGGAACTGGCCTACCGGCACGCCTCGTTGGCCTTGGCCGTCGCGGAGAAGGGCGCCGCGGCGCAGCGGCGTGAGCTGGCCGACGCGCGTACGCTGCACTCCGCCTGGCAGGCCGCGGAAGCCGTACTGCGCCACCGCGCCGCCGCCGACCGCTCCGCACGCGTCGCCGCGGCGATCCGCGAGGCCGAACGGGACGCCGCCCCGGCGCTCGCAGCCCGTGCCAAGGCCGCCGCCGACCTCGTCCGCGCACTGCACTCCGCAGCGGAGGCAGGCGAGCGGGTGGCCAACGAGGAGGAGGAGCGCTCCGCGGCGCTCCAGGAGGCGGGGGAGGCCGCCCACCGCGACGCGACGGCCGCCGCCACGGAGGCGCAGCGCGCCCGTAGCGAGATCGGTCACCTGCGGCAGCGGCTGACCGAGGTCGAACAGGAGACGGCCGAGGCGGTACGGGCAGGCTGGCTCGACGACACCGCGCCCGACGCCGACCCGGCGCGGGCGGCGCTGGCGGCGAGCGACGCGGAGAAGACGGCGGTCGCGGCGTGGGACGCGGCCCGCGAGGCCGCCCGAACGACGGCGGACCACGCGCGCGACGCGGCCGCGGCGGAGGCCCGCGCGGAACTGGCGGCGGCCCGCGCATCGGACGCGGCGGTGGCCGCGGACAACGCATACGAGGCGGAGCGCCGCGCGGCGGACTCGATCGCCGGTGACGATCGCCTGGCGGAGCTGCTGAGTCTGCCACCGACGCTGCATGCGGCGGTGC
It includes:
- a CDS encoding GntR family transcriptional regulator — protein: MGTTESEIGGLADDRPLLGRTSTAERVADILRTRIAEGYFPPGERLSEESIGKALGISRNTLREAFRLLTHERLLTHELNRGVFVRMLAVQDVVDIYRTRQLVECAVVHGLGEPPYALDQLDAAVAGGERSERERDWKGVSTANIHFHRELVALAGSARTDELMRSVLAELRLAFHVVDDPRRLHQPYLVRNRAILESLRAGDRSGAERLLADYLDDSRLQLVETYAHLVAEEDADGA
- a CDS encoding glycosyltransferase — translated: MSALRIVRLANFVTPASGGLRTALRELGKGYLAAGHEPVLIVPGDLASDQLTPQGRVITLPGPELPGTGGYRVLAGRRRLRDVLESIEPDRIEVSDRTTLRWTGEWARRHRIPSVMVSHETADGVLRTWGLSESLAGRTADRLNRHTAWAYSRIVCTTEWAEREFVRIGARNVVRAPLGVDLVGCRPGRRSKVLRAKYAAGAEVLLLLCSRLSVEKRPGMALDALAELRERGVRASLVVAGDGPLRAALTRRARAERLPAVFLGYVGDREVVADLQAAADLCLAPGPAETFGLSALEALACGTPVVASASSALPEVVGDAGAAALDTPENFADAVQMLLARPENDRREAARARAELFDWQRSVDAFLAAHEAPPVRERAHGEGVTA
- a CDS encoding MFS transporter, giving the protein MSTTQSQPKQGELPEDTGAFAWLKALGPRGRRAFGGAFGGYALDSYDYFTLPLSMVAIAAYFSLDNGQTGLLTTVTLVVSAVGGAGAGILADRIGRVKALMLTVITYAVFTVLCGFAPNYETLLVFRALQGLGFGGEWAVGAILVAEYADAKHRGRTLGAVQSAWAAGWALAVIVYTLVFQFLDADTAWRVMFWTGALPALLVIYVRRNVSDAPEAAARRTASAERGSFSTIFKKDLLRTTFFATLLSTGVQGGYYTLATWVPTYLKTERGLTVVGTGGYLTFLISGAFIGYLTGGYLSDRIGRKKNIILFAVLSAIGILAYTNIPSGANGLLLVLGFPLGFCMSAIFSGFGSFLSELYPTAVRGTGQGFTYNCGRGVGAFLPTLVGFLSDSWGVGGALVLGAVGYGLAVVALLGLPETRGKELL
- a CDS encoding glycosyltransferase family 1 protein; the encoded protein is MRVVIVTESFPPDVNGVAHCALQTARHLAARGHDPLVIAPAVAGADSSDRSAPCPVVRVPSLPLPGYPQVRVALPSRRVAAAISAHRAELVHLASPFVLGVRGMAAAARLGLPAVAVYQTDLAGYARTYVGAGEGAAWRRIRTVHSAADRTLAPSSAALRDLEEHGVERVRLWPRGVDTARFRPELRDEKLRRELAPNGELIVGYVGRLAPEKHVELLAGACGMPGVRVVVVGDGPSEPSLRTALPGAVFLGRRTGDDLARIFASLDVFAHTGPYETFCQTVQEAMASGVPVIAPAAGGPLDLVDHGRTGLLVEPREVDAVQTAVATLAGDPELRAAYGLAGRAAVEGRTWAVIGDLLLDHYADVLGARTAVAA
- a CDS encoding LamB/YcsF family protein, yielding MTWASIDLNADLGEGFGRWRLTDDEQLMSVVTSANVACGFHAGDAATMRRVCELAADRSVRIGAQVSYRDLAGFGRRSMDVPPDELAAEIAYQIGALEIFARAAGSRVSYVKPHGALYNRVVHDDEQAAAVVEGVLLSGERLPLLGLPGSKLHTMAEKAGLPVVTEAFADRAYTAEGTLVPREQDGAVLSDPAAVVERSVSMARFGVVTSRCGRSVAVRARSLCLHGDTQGAVTLARRVRRELETVGVRVEAFV
- a CDS encoding SGNH/GDSL hydrolase family protein, whose translation is MAPAVGDGAPVGAYAAKAAAVPPTVSHRAPGAGPVPQRPSRAPRFAALGDSLTEGVGDRVGDHWRGWAALLASGIGGGDAPAEFRNFAVSGALTRDVVERQAPEALAFEPDIAAVLVGVNDTLRRTFDIEDMARQLDAVCKQLVARGTVLLTACLPDPGSMLGLPLPLARPLARRQRAVNAVVHALSDRYGAVHLHTADAAWVADRSMWSADRLHPGERGHRMIARRFHELLVERGLAHGTAPGCEPEQPPPSRSASVVWLATAGTAWVARRCTDLLPQLMRLAGAEVRHWARGTSARLDLSAEHALSSALAAVSLDGPVAGMGE